One genomic window of Arachis hypogaea cultivar Tifrunner chromosome 8, arahy.Tifrunner.gnm2.J5K5, whole genome shotgun sequence includes the following:
- the LOC112707491 gene encoding coatomer subunit delta: MTRMRIEGLLAAFPKLIGTGKQHTYVETENVRYVYQPMEALYLLLITNKQSNILEDLDTLRILSKLENVTVAQVKQYCEMESHEEKLHRQMREDKIREAKDEMKRKANEIDKNKIIKNRGDNYKGGFGPLQSMGSGIFENSFNDTSISSSGTGSRLSSDVDSFSTKSKDRI; this comes from the exons ATGACTCGCATGAGAATTGAAGGTCTTCTAGCAGCATTTCCCAAGTTGATAGGAACTGGAAAACAGCACACGTATGTTGAGACTGAGAATGTGCGTTATGTTTACCAGCCAATGGAGGCACTGTACCTGCTTCTTATAACAAACAAGCAGAGCAACATACTGGAAGATTTGGATACTCTAAGAATTTTGTCGAAACTT GAAAATGTGACTGTTGCACAAGTTAAGCAATACTGTGAGATGGAGAGCCATGAAGAGAAGCTGCACAGACAGATGAGGGAGGACAAGATTAGAGAAGCAAAGGATGAAATGAAAAGGAAAGCTAATGAGATTGATAAAAACAAG ATTATAAAGAACAGAGGTGATAATTATAAAGGAGGTTTTGGCCCATTACAGTCAATGGGCTCGGGAATATTTGAGAATAGCTTTAATGATACAAGCATCTCCAGCAGTGGAACTGGTTCCAGATTGAGTTCTGATGTTGATTCCTTTTCCACCAAGTCTAAAG ATCGGATATAG